In a genomic window of Flavobacterium lipolyticum:
- a CDS encoding PorP/SprF family type IX secretion system membrane protein, whose product MKKILLFITLFYGFSNTLYSQDKNEDGVVSFSLPIRNSLKFNRYLINPAFSFVRETNAYASFYNKRQWVQFENAPNTYLANYSGRFRENEAFAFGLFQQNYGLMTVFGGIGNFAHNIVLEQDSNLTFGLNVGVYQSSLNKGKIISDDPNILNGDYPSNTLLTVNPGVNYGTEFLDFGLAVNNLILYNFGGGIVKEDPERAIQLHAMYTGYIDSFGFFDRSKFSGIVKTEVKKGKTVISGLAMIAIPKGVWAQAGYNTLYGISAGLGFNISPSIAFEYNYEKGMGNFTNMGGSHEFTIAYKFKNKNYYYGDDEEGSLIDPAKPKPVLAKPSSGTTAERTDGAEKARLAADAKAKADAEALKVRLAAAEKVKADAAAAAKAKLEADNKAKADAEALKIKIAADAKAKADAAAATRAQTATANRAVAAEQKTQAQLTADKARADAEARRIKLAADNKARVDAAAAARANAANANKPSATPQKTQAQLAADKAKADAEAMKLKLAADAKAKADAEAAKAKTAAENKPATAPQKTQAQLAADKAKADAEAAAKAKLAADAKAKADAEALKIKLAADAKAKADAAEAKRKADAKAKAEAADLQSILAADAKAKADSDALQARLAAEAKAAAAAAAKTKASIDAANKAKIAADAKAKAAEEAALKEKQAVEAKAKADEEARQARIAAEAKAKADAEALKVKLAADAKAKADAEALQAKLAADAKAKADAEALQAKLAADAKAKADAEALQAKLAADAKAKADAEALQAKLAADAKAKADAEALQAKLAADAKAKADAEALQAKLAADAKAKADAEALQAKLAADAKAKADAEALQAKLAADAKAKADAQALQAKLAADAKAKADAEALQAKLAADAKAKADAEALQAKLAADAKAKADAEALQAKLAADAKAKADMEALQAKLLADAKVKADAEATAKAKADAEAKQLQEAEEARLAKLAADAKAKADAEALQAKLAADAKAKADAKVKADAEALQAKLAADAKAKADAEALQAKLAADAKAKLAADAKAKADAEALQAKLAADAKAKADAEALQAKLAADAKAKADAEALQAKLAADAKAKADAEALQAKLAADAKAKADMEAAQAKLLADQKAKADAEATERLKAEEETRQLQLAEEARLAKLAADAKAKADAEALQAKLAADALAKAASAPKDDTAKAIDNLSQSIESASKMQKDLLAQFNTTVASKQRDLNDLREENDLSEKGIYKEPKPFKSVAAENSQLEALKSQLAEVNKAQKDEIAKLTNLYNERLKKFPNKNDALNKAYLEKINELKAAQLKMEQDSATLLSNLERIKAETEIEKKRRIKRAAYENDQGRYAQDVAALKRIRETTKLSSTPLTASDFDFGEDQSNMQIIKNIKNADGGYYLIIAVHSSVEKRDQFLAKAVAAGRTDVNFFYNVTTSKYYIYYEKFDGLSEATKALEAKGTKPYNGKMAIVKVEN is encoded by the coding sequence ATGAAGAAAATTTTACTATTCATCACACTATTTTACGGTTTTTCAAATACACTCTATTCTCAGGACAAAAATGAGGATGGAGTTGTTTCGTTTTCGTTACCTATTAGAAATTCTTTAAAGTTTAATCGATACTTAATTAACCCGGCTTTTAGCTTTGTTCGTGAAACAAATGCTTATGCCAGTTTTTATAATAAAAGACAATGGGTACAGTTTGAGAATGCACCAAACACCTATTTAGCCAACTATTCGGGCCGTTTTAGAGAAAATGAAGCTTTTGCTTTTGGTCTGTTTCAGCAAAATTATGGTTTAATGACGGTTTTTGGAGGAATCGGAAACTTTGCTCATAACATCGTTTTAGAGCAAGACAGTAATTTAACTTTTGGTTTAAATGTTGGAGTTTACCAAAGCAGTTTAAATAAAGGAAAAATCATCTCAGATGATCCAAATATTTTAAATGGAGATTATCCGTCAAACACTTTGCTTACGGTTAATCCGGGAGTAAATTATGGAACAGAGTTCCTTGACTTTGGATTAGCGGTAAACAATCTTATCCTATATAATTTCGGTGGCGGAATTGTAAAAGAAGACCCTGAAAGAGCGATTCAGTTGCATGCTATGTATACAGGATACATTGATAGTTTTGGTTTTTTTGACAGAAGTAAATTTTCAGGAATTGTAAAAACAGAGGTTAAAAAAGGTAAGACAGTAATTTCCGGACTTGCAATGATTGCAATTCCAAAAGGAGTTTGGGCTCAAGCAGGATACAATACATTATATGGGATTTCTGCCGGTCTTGGATTTAATATTTCTCCAAGTATTGCATTTGAATACAACTATGAAAAAGGCATGGGAAATTTTACCAATATGGGAGGTTCGCATGAATTTACAATTGCTTATAAATTTAAAAATAAAAACTATTACTATGGTGATGATGAAGAAGGCTCTTTAATAGATCCGGCTAAACCAAAACCGGTATTGGCTAAACCATCATCAGGAACAACCGCTGAAAGAACTGATGGTGCAGAAAAAGCGAGACTGGCTGCCGACGCGAAGGCTAAAGCCGATGCAGAAGCGCTAAAAGTGAGACTTGCCGCAGCCGAAAAAGTGAAGGCTGATGCAGCAGCGGCAGCAAAAGCAAAATTAGAAGCAGACAATAAAGCCAAAGCTGATGCCGAGGCACTTAAGATAAAAATAGCCGCTGACGCTAAAGCAAAAGCGGATGCCGCAGCAGCGACAAGAGCACAAACTGCAACGGCAAACAGAGCAGTTGCTGCAGAACAAAAAACACAGGCGCAGCTGACCGCAGATAAGGCAAGAGCGGATGCTGAAGCCCGCAGAATAAAATTGGCTGCAGATAATAAAGCGAGAGTAGATGCAGCGGCAGCGGCAAGAGCGAATGCTGCTAATGCTAATAAGCCTTCAGCGACGCCACAAAAAACACAGGCACAACTGGCTGCTGATAAAGCCAAAGCTGATGCCGAAGCAATGAAATTGAAATTAGCCGCAGATGCTAAAGCAAAGGCTGATGCGGAAGCCGCTAAAGCAAAAACTGCTGCGGAAAATAAACCGGCAACAGCGCCACAAAAAACACAGGCTCAATTAGCTGCTGACAAAGCAAAAGCTGATGCGGAAGCCGCTGCAAAAGCAAAATTAGCTGCTGATGCAAAAGCAAAAGCAGATGCTGAAGCTCTGAAAATAAAACTAGCAGCAGATGCAAAAGCTAAGGCTGATGCTGCAGAAGCAAAACGTAAAGCCGATGCAAAAGCGAAAGCAGAAGCTGCAGACTTACAATCAATTTTAGCTGCGGATGCAAAAGCCAAAGCAGATTCAGATGCGCTTCAGGCGAGACTGGCTGCTGAAGCGAAAGCCGCTGCTGCTGCTGCTGCAAAAACAAAGGCAAGTATAGATGCTGCCAATAAAGCAAAAATAGCTGCTGACGCGAAAGCTAAAGCTGCTGAAGAAGCTGCCTTAAAAGAAAAACAAGCTGTTGAAGCCAAAGCCAAAGCAGATGAAGAAGCCAGACAAGCCAGAATTGCTGCTGAAGCTAAAGCGAAAGCCGATGCAGAAGCTCTTAAAGTAAAATTAGCTGCAGATGCTAAAGCGAAAGCGGATGCAGAAGCACTTCAGGCGAAATTAGCTGCCGATGCAAAAGCCAAAGCCGATGCAGAAGCTCTTCAGGCGAAATTGGCTGCAGATGCTAAAGCGAAAGCCGATGCAGAAGCACTTCAGGCGAAATTAGCTGCTGATGCAAAAGCCAAAGCAGATGCAGAAGCACTTCAGGCAAAATTAGCTGCCGATGCAAAAGCCAAAGCAGATGCAGAAGCACTTCAGGCAAAATTAGCTGCCGATGCAAAAGCCAAAGCGGATGCAGAAGCACTTCAGGCGAAATTAGCTGCTGATGCTAAAGCGAAAGCGGATGCAGAAGCCCTTCAGGCAAAATTAGCTGCCGATGCCAAAGCCAAAGCAGATGCAGAAGCACTTCAGGCGAAATTAGCTGCTGATGCAAAAGCCAAAGCAGATGCCCAGGCTCTTCAGGCGAAATTGGCTGCCGATGCAAAAGCGAAAGCGGATGCAGAAGCACTTCAGGCTAAGTTAGCTGCTGATGCAAAAGCCAAAGCGGATGCAGAAGCTCTTCAGGCAAAATTAGCTGCCGATGCTAAAGCGAAAGCCGATGCAGAGGCACTTCAGGCTAAGTTAGCTGCTGATGCAAAAGCCAAAGCTGATATGGAAGCTTTACAAGCTAAATTACTTGCGGATGCGAAGGTAAAAGCAGATGCAGAAGCAACTGCTAAAGCGAAAGCAGATGCAGAAGCAAAACAATTACAGGAAGCGGAAGAAGCTCGTTTGGCAAAATTAGCTGCCGATGCCAAAGCGAAAGCCGATGCTGAAGCTCTTCAAGCAAAGTTAGCTGCTGATGCAAAAGCTAAAGCAGACGCCAAAGTTAAAGCGGATGCAGAAGCCCTTCAGGCGAAGTTAGCAGCAGATGCCAAAGCGAAAGCCGATGCAGAGGCTCTTCAAGCAAAGTTAGCTGCTGATGCCAAAGCGAAGTTAGCTGCCGATGCTAAAGCAAAGGCGGATGCAGAAGCCCTTCAAGCGAAGTTAGCTGCTGATGCCAAAGCGAAAGCCGATGCAGAAGCTCTTCAGGCGAAGTTAGCTGCTGATGCTAAAGCTAAAGCTGATGCAGAAGCCCTTCAAGCGAAGTTAGCTGCTGATGCCAAAGCGAAAGCCGATGCGGAAGCTCTTCAGGCGAAGTTAGCTGCCGATGCCAAAGCAAAAGCCGATATGGAAGCCGCACAAGCGAAGTTATTGGCAGATCAAAAAGCGAAGGCTGATGCAGAAGCGACAGAAAGATTAAAAGCTGAGGAAGAAACAAGACAGTTGCAATTAGCAGAAGAAGCTCGTTTGGCAAAATTAGCTGCTGATGCGAAAGCGAAAGCCGATGCAGAAGCTCTTCAGGCAAAGTTAGCTGCGGATGCACTTGCAAAAGCTGCTTCAGCTCCAAAAGATGATACAGCAAAAGCAATAGATAACTTATCTCAGTCTATCGAGAGCGCAAGTAAAATGCAGAAAGATTTATTGGCACAGTTTAATACAACAGTGGCAAGTAAACAAAGAGACTTGAACGACTTAAGAGAAGAGAATGATTTAAGTGAGAAAGGAATTTATAAAGAACCAAAACCTTTCAAAAGTGTAGCAGCCGAGAACAGTCAGCTGGAAGCTTTAAAATCTCAACTTGCTGAAGTAAATAAAGCACAGAAAGATGAAATTGCGAAGTTGACTAATTTATACAACGAAAGGCTTAAAAAGTTTCCTAATAAAAACGATGCTTTGAATAAGGCTTATCTGGAAAAGATAAACGAGTTAAAAGCAGCACAATTGAAAATGGAACAGGATAGCGCAACATTACTTTCTAATTTAGAACGTATCAAGGCCGAGACTGAAATTGAGAAGAAACGTCGAATCAAACGTGCAGCATATGAGAATGATCAGGGCCGATATGCACAGGATGTTGCCGCTCTTAAACGTATTAGAGAAACAACGAAATTAAGCAGTACGCCTCTAACAGCAAGTGATTTTGATTTCGGTGAAGACCAATCAAATATGCAGATTATCAAGAATATTAAGAATGCTGATGGTGGATATTATTTAATTATTGCAGTTCACAGCAGTGTTGAAAAACGCGATCAGTTCCTCGCTAAAGCAGTTGCAGCAGGACGTACAGATGTTAATTTCTTTTATAATGTAACCACAAGTAAGTATTACATCTATTATGAGAAATTCGACGGACTGTCAGAAGCTACAAAAGCACTGGAAGCAAAAGGGACTAAGCCATACAACGGGAAAATGGCAATTGTGAAAGTGGAGAATTAA
- the sprC gene encoding gliding motility protein SprC: MIQKITPNFTKLVLLFSLVILTKLNSYAQTPVIGPQQLPFERICAGFIVNGVVFNEYFATFSYVDFPAGTIFAVELSDETGSFTNPTATTTLSVTDDAALKQQTIKFAVPTNLKGSDLYSLRVKSLNTTPVVNSPRFKNAVGNTTFSVYYSTYVSSFYINEKQPTASFCAGGNLTLSVYNPTPSDQASSPANYSNLKYKWYKDGAVIAGQSSKDLIVNSAGKYYAEIDYGLCSDVNFSSNRVDVTTSGSGGSAVTISSSLGNPFCASGSGTVLTATSGNTYVWKKDGAIISGATTRSINANVSGVYTVQVDFGGCSATGTIDLKSNSFNASIDAPETTSINEGETLNVSVTTDASNPTFEWFLNGNAIASATSSSYVVSIPGNYKVKISQASGCISSQEFSFKVTGPMASTTVIPNVVSLQNPYWNIPDVYKTVQTKIIIMSSNGEIMYDGLGSDYNPETNTFIKDFKNVNPVYYYVIKSDNGEKKGSITVIR; this comes from the coding sequence ATGATTCAAAAAATTACCCCAAATTTTACCAAATTAGTGCTTTTGTTTTCTTTAGTTATTTTAACTAAATTAAATTCATATGCCCAAACGCCAGTGATAGGACCACAGCAGCTTCCCTTTGAGAGAATCTGCGCTGGTTTTATTGTCAATGGCGTTGTGTTTAATGAATATTTTGCAACTTTCAGCTACGTAGATTTTCCCGCTGGAACAATTTTTGCCGTAGAACTTTCTGATGAGACTGGAAGTTTTACAAATCCAACAGCTACTACAACACTTTCGGTTACAGATGATGCTGCTTTAAAACAACAAACAATTAAATTTGCGGTTCCGACTAATCTGAAAGGATCAGATCTATATAGCTTACGCGTTAAGAGCTTGAATACTACACCTGTAGTAAATAGCCCAAGATTTAAAAACGCCGTTGGTAATACAACCTTTTCTGTTTATTACAGTACTTATGTAAGTTCGTTTTATATTAATGAAAAACAGCCAACAGCGTCTTTTTGTGCTGGCGGTAATCTTACACTTTCCGTTTATAATCCTACGCCTTCTGATCAGGCTTCGTCACCTGCTAATTACTCCAATCTAAAATACAAATGGTACAAAGATGGTGCTGTAATTGCCGGACAAAGTTCTAAAGATTTGATTGTAAATTCTGCCGGAAAATACTATGCCGAAATTGACTATGGTTTATGTTCTGATGTAAATTTTAGCTCAAATCGTGTTGATGTAACCACTTCAGGATCGGGAGGATCGGCAGTTACCATTAGCTCAAGTTTGGGAAACCCGTTTTGTGCATCTGGATCAGGAACAGTTCTAACGGCTACTTCCGGAAATACTTACGTTTGGAAGAAAGACGGAGCAATAATTTCGGGTGCTACTACGCGTAGTATTAATGCAAATGTATCAGGAGTTTATACGGTACAGGTTGATTTTGGAGGATGTAGTGCTACAGGAACTATCGATTTGAAAAGTAATAGCTTTAATGCGAGTATAGATGCGCCGGAAACCACATCAATAAACGAGGGGGAAACTTTGAATGTTTCGGTTACAACAGATGCTTCAAACCCTACTTTTGAATGGTTTTTAAATGGAAACGCAATTGCAAGTGCAACATCAAGTTCTTATGTTGTATCTATTCCTGGTAATTATAAAGTTAAAATTTCTCAAGCATCGGGTTGTATTTCTTCTCAGGAGTTTAGTTTTAAAGTTACAGGACCAATGGCTTCGACGACAGTGATTCCTAATGTTGTAAGTCTCCAGAATCCCTATTGGAATATTCCGGATGTTTATAAAACAGTCCAGACGAAAATAATAATCATGAGTTCTAATGGTGAAATTATGTATGACGGTTTAGGAAGTGATTATAATCCTGAAACCAATACGTTTATAAAAGATTTTAAAAATGTTAATCCGGTATATTACTATGTCATTAAATCCGACAATGGTGAAAAAAAAGGATCAATAACTGTAATAAGGTAA
- a CDS encoding ATP-binding protein, with amino-acid sequence MQFSQILGQDYIKSHLIKSAASGRIPHAQLFIGPEGSGTLSTAIAYAQYILCNNTGDENSNGNDSCNLKFQNLSHPDLHFIYPTVTTEDVKTKPKSLDFIQDWRTFIQEMPYGGLFDWYKILGVQNKQGEIRVEDAQEVLKSFSLKSYEGGYKIMIIWMADKMNIAASNKLLKLLEEPSDKTIFILISENEEDIIQTIRSRCQVIHFNGLPEKVIAEALISKENIDEKLAFKIAHQAQGNFSKALHLLKEDDSELPFEQWFVNWVRAAFRAKGNAAAIQDLISWSEEIAGLGRESQKKFIQFCMEMFRQALMLNYQAPTLVYIEPKVDKFKLENFAPFVNGNNIHEIFKELSDAMYHIERNGNAKIILTDLSIKLTRLIHKK; translated from the coding sequence ATGCAATTTTCTCAAATTTTAGGTCAGGATTACATCAAAAGTCACTTGATAAAAAGTGCAGCTTCCGGACGAATTCCGCATGCACAACTATTCATTGGGCCGGAAGGAAGTGGCACATTATCAACAGCAATTGCCTACGCACAATATATTTTGTGCAACAACACAGGAGACGAAAACTCAAACGGAAATGATTCCTGCAATTTGAAATTTCAAAACCTCTCACATCCCGACTTGCATTTTATTTATCCGACAGTGACCACTGAGGATGTCAAAACAAAACCCAAAAGTTTAGATTTTATTCAGGACTGGCGTACTTTTATACAGGAAATGCCTTATGGAGGTTTGTTTGACTGGTACAAAATACTTGGTGTTCAAAACAAACAAGGAGAAATTCGAGTTGAAGATGCACAGGAAGTTTTGAAATCATTTTCATTAAAATCATACGAAGGCGGTTACAAAATTATGATTATCTGGATGGCCGATAAAATGAATATTGCCGCCTCCAACAAACTTTTAAAATTACTTGAAGAACCTTCAGACAAGACTATTTTCATTCTCATTTCTGAAAACGAAGAAGATATAATTCAAACCATCCGCTCCCGTTGTCAGGTCATTCATTTTAACGGACTTCCCGAAAAAGTAATTGCAGAAGCTTTAATTTCTAAAGAAAACATTGACGAAAAATTAGCTTTTAAAATTGCACATCAGGCACAGGGAAATTTTAGTAAGGCCTTACATCTTTTAAAAGAAGATGATTCAGAGTTACCTTTCGAACAATGGTTTGTCAATTGGGTTCGTGCTGCGTTTAGAGCGAAAGGAAATGCAGCTGCTATTCAGGATTTAATTTCCTGGAGTGAAGAAATTGCCGGTCTGGGACGTGAAAGTCAGAAAAAATTCATCCAGTTCTGTATGGAAATGTTTCGACAAGCCTTGATGCTTAACTATCAGGCCCCTACTCTTGTGTACATCGAACCAAAAGTAGATAAATTCAAACTCGAAAATTTTGCACCTTTTGTCAACGGAAACAATATTCACGAAATTTTCAAAGAACTTTCGGATGCAATGTATCATATCGAAAGGAACGGAAATGCAAAAATAATTCTAACCGACTTATCTATAAAACTGACTCGTTTAATCCACAAAAAATAG
- a CDS encoding DoxX family protein, with amino-acid sequence MNNVASILLLAFLALTFLQSGYEKIFYWKDNVEWLKGHFAKTRLKNQIPLALLHLLIMELISGILCVVGAIQLLTDSGREFGLYGAIFSCITLLMMLFGQRLAKDYDGARTIVIYFIPAVMAVYWLN; translated from the coding sequence ATGAATAATGTTGCCTCCATTTTACTATTAGCATTTTTAGCTTTAACCTTCTTACAATCCGGATACGAAAAAATATTTTACTGGAAAGACAATGTCGAGTGGCTTAAAGGACATTTTGCCAAAACAAGACTTAAAAACCAAATACCACTTGCCCTGCTTCATCTTTTAATTATGGAATTAATCTCCGGAATTTTATGTGTAGTCGGAGCGATACAATTGCTCACCGACAGTGGCCGGGAATTTGGATTATACGGAGCTATATTTTCATGTATCACATTGCTAATGATGCTTTTCGGACAGCGATTAGCCAAAGATTATGACGGTGCAAGAACCATAGTGATCTATTTTATTCCGGCAGTAATGGCGGTTTACTGGTTGAACTAA
- a CDS encoding acyl-CoA thioesterase, whose protein sequence is MNAKHPSESLTILTDLVLPSETNPLNNLFGGELLARMDRAASIAARRHSRRIVVTASVNHVAFNRAISLGSVVTVEAKVSRSFKSSMEVFIDVWVEDRESGNRTKANEAIYTFVAVDDTGRPVEVPAILPETELEIQRFDAALRRKQLSLVLAGKLNPSDATELKALFL, encoded by the coding sequence ATGAATGCAAAACACCCATCAGAGTCCCTTACCATCTTAACCGATTTAGTTTTACCAAGTGAAACAAATCCTTTAAACAACCTTTTTGGTGGCGAATTATTAGCCCGAATGGATCGTGCCGCAAGTATTGCAGCCCGCAGACATTCCCGCCGAATTGTAGTTACAGCCTCTGTAAATCACGTGGCTTTTAACAGAGCCATTTCGTTAGGAAGTGTTGTAACAGTTGAAGCAAAAGTTTCAAGATCTTTCAAAAGTTCGATGGAAGTTTTCATTGATGTTTGGGTAGAAGACCGCGAATCTGGTAACAGAACCAAAGCCAACGAAGCCATCTACACTTTTGTAGCCGTAGACGATACCGGCAGACCTGTAGAAGTACCGGCTATATTGCCCGAAACTGAACTTGAAATACAACGTTTTGACGCCGCTTTGCGTCGTAAACAACTTAGTTTAGTGTTAGCCGGAAAACTAAATCCTTCCGATGCCACAGAATTAAAGGCTTTATTCTTGTAG
- the recA gene encoding recombinase RecA: MSSDKEAKLKALQLTLDKLDKTYGKGTVMKMGDRAIVEVETISSGSLGVDLALGVNGYPKGRIIEIYGPESSGKTTLTLHAIAEAQKAGGIAAFIDAEHAFDRNYAEKLGVDIENLIISQPDNGEQALEIAENLIRSGAIDIVVIDSVAALTPKSEIEGEMGDSKMGLHARLMSQALRKLTGTISKTNCTVFFINQLREKIGVMFGNPETTTGGNALKFYASVRLDIRRSSQIKDGENVIGNRTKVKIVKNKVAPPFKTAEFDIMYGEGVSKTGEILDLAVEFEIVKKAGSWFSYGDTKLGQGRDAVKALIKDNPELADELEIKIKAHIKELADA, translated from the coding sequence ATGAGTTCAGACAAAGAAGCCAAATTAAAAGCGTTACAACTAACGCTTGATAAACTTGACAAAACCTACGGAAAAGGAACCGTAATGAAAATGGGCGACAGAGCCATTGTGGAGGTAGAAACGATTTCTTCTGGCTCACTTGGCGTTGATTTAGCCCTTGGAGTAAATGGATATCCAAAAGGAAGAATTATTGAAATATACGGTCCTGAATCATCTGGTAAGACCACTCTAACATTGCATGCAATAGCTGAAGCTCAAAAAGCCGGCGGAATAGCTGCTTTTATAGATGCTGAACATGCTTTCGACAGAAATTATGCCGAAAAATTGGGTGTCGATATCGAAAACTTAATCATCTCGCAACCTGATAACGGAGAACAAGCGCTGGAAATTGCCGAAAATTTAATTCGCTCAGGAGCAATTGATATTGTGGTAATTGACTCTGTTGCTGCATTGACTCCAAAAAGTGAAATCGAAGGTGAAATGGGAGATTCCAAAATGGGTCTTCATGCACGTTTAATGTCACAAGCCTTAAGAAAGCTTACCGGAACCATCAGTAAAACAAACTGTACCGTTTTCTTCATCAACCAGTTGAGAGAAAAAATTGGTGTTATGTTTGGTAATCCGGAGACTACAACAGGAGGTAATGCTCTAAAATTCTACGCTTCGGTACGTTTAGATATTCGTCGTTCTTCGCAAATTAAAGACGGTGAAAATGTAATTGGAAACAGAACCAAAGTTAAAATTGTAAAAAACAAAGTTGCTCCGCCTTTCAAAACTGCCGAATTTGATATCATGTACGGAGAAGGAGTTTCTAAAACAGGTGAAATTCTTGATCTTGCTGTTGAATTTGAAATCGTTAAAAAAGCAGGTTCCTGGTTTAGCTATGGCGATACCAAATTAGGACAAGGTCGTGATGCTGTTAAAGCTTTGATCAAAGATAATCCGGAATTAGCAGACGAACTTGAGATTAAAATCAAAGCACATATCAAAGAATTAGCAGACGCTTAA
- a CDS encoding lysophospholipid acyltransferase family protein — protein MKGLKVVFWVLWRIWFYILMAIPILIMLPFLLVSIASEKGYPYFFKMARIWAKFILFGMGFYYKVEREEKLVRNKSYMIVANHTSMTDIMLMLALVKNPFVFVGKKELSKIPLFGFFYKRTCILVDRTSSKSKNEVFKRAQNRLNQGLSICIFPEGGVPDDESILLDEFKDGAFRLAIEHQIPIVPIVFADNKERFSYTFFSGSPGKMRAKVLPFVATEGLAADHRKELRDQVRQMIYKDLLKFKNKEK, from the coding sequence ATGAAAGGATTAAAAGTTGTTTTTTGGGTTTTATGGCGTATATGGTTTTATATTTTAATGGCCATTCCGATATTGATTATGCTGCCGTTTTTGCTAGTTTCTATAGCGTCAGAGAAGGGTTACCCCTATTTTTTTAAAATGGCCCGCATTTGGGCTAAATTTATCCTTTTCGGGATGGGTTTTTATTATAAAGTCGAACGTGAAGAGAAGCTGGTTCGAAATAAGAGCTATATGATCGTAGCCAATCATACTTCGATGACCGATATTATGCTAATGCTGGCTCTCGTTAAAAATCCGTTTGTTTTTGTGGGAAAGAAAGAGCTTTCAAAGATTCCTTTGTTTGGGTTTTTCTACAAAAGAACCTGTATTTTGGTTGATCGAACTTCTTCGAAAAGTAAAAATGAGGTTTTTAAAAGAGCGCAAAACAGGTTAAATCAAGGGCTTAGTATTTGTATTTTTCCTGAAGGCGGAGTTCCTGACGATGAATCTATTTTACTGGATGAGTTTAAGGACGGTGCTTTTCGTCTGGCGATTGAGCACCAAATTCCGATCGTTCCCATTGTTTTTGCGGATAACAAGGAAAGATTTTCATATACTTTTTTCAGTGGAAGTCCTGGAAAAATGCGTGCAAAGGTACTTCCTTTTGTTGCTACAGAAGGATTGGCAGCTGACCATAGAAAAGAACTGCGAGATCAGGTGAGACAAATGATTTATAAAGATTTACTGAAGTTTAAAAATAAAGAAAAGTAA
- a CDS encoding GxxExxY protein has translation MTENEISTIVIGLAIQVHKALGPGLLENAYKECLFYKIKQHGLSVEKEKAMPLIFEEVKLDCGYRVDLLVEKKFVVEIKSVESLTTIHLAQTLTYLKLGKYKLGLLINFNEILLKNGIRRVIND, from the coding sequence ATGACAGAGAATGAAATATCTACAATTGTAATCGGACTAGCAATTCAGGTTCACAAAGCACTCGGTCCTGGTTTACTTGAAAATGCATATAAAGAATGTTTATTTTATAAAATTAAACAACATGGTCTTTCTGTAGAAAAAGAAAAAGCGATGCCTCTAATTTTTGAAGAAGTAAAACTAGATTGCGGTTATCGTGTTGATTTATTGGTGGAGAAAAAATTTGTAGTCGAAATAAAAAGTGTAGAATCATTAACCACAATTCATTTAGCCCAAACTTTAACATACTTAAAACTTGGAAAATACAAACTAGGCTTACTTATAAACTTCAATGAAATTCTTCTAAAAAATGGTATACGAAGGGTTATTAACGATTAA